A region from the Methylocella sp. genome encodes:
- a CDS encoding SDR family oxidoreductase, with protein sequence MSSAIYPSLANKLVVITGGGTGLGAAMVEAFARQGAKVCFLDIAEKESRELEHALRTAPHPPLFLPCNLVNVAEIDAVFADIARRAGTVEALINNAANDDRHEFGGVSPAYWDERIAVNLRHQFFCAQAVAAGMRAMGKGVILNLGSVSWHVALANLSIYMTAKAAIEGLTRGLARDLGGSGIRVNCIVPGAVHTPRQMKLWQSPESEARIIAAQCLPQRIDPEHVAAMALFLASDDSSRCSGRSYFVDAGWYGA encoded by the coding sequence ATGTCTTCTGCAATTTATCCAAGTCTGGCGAACAAGCTGGTGGTCATCACGGGCGGCGGAACGGGGCTCGGCGCCGCAATGGTCGAGGCGTTCGCGCGGCAAGGCGCAAAAGTCTGCTTTCTCGATATCGCTGAAAAGGAATCGCGGGAATTGGAGCATGCTTTGCGCACTGCGCCGCACCCGCCGCTTTTCCTTCCATGCAATCTTGTCAATGTGGCCGAAATCGACGCCGTCTTCGCGGATATAGCAAGAAGGGCCGGAACCGTTGAAGCGCTCATAAATAATGCGGCCAACGATGATCGCCATGAGTTTGGCGGCGTCAGCCCAGCATATTGGGATGAACGGATCGCCGTAAATCTGCGTCACCAGTTCTTTTGCGCTCAGGCCGTCGCGGCTGGGATGCGCGCGATGGGAAAGGGCGTGATCTTGAACCTCGGGTCTGTTTCGTGGCACGTCGCTCTCGCCAACCTCTCGATCTATATGACTGCTAAGGCGGCCATTGAGGGTTTGACGCGTGGCCTGGCGCGCGACCTCGGCGGTTCCGGCATACGAGTAAATTGCATTGTTCCTGGCGCAGTGCACACGCCGCGGCAAATGAAGCTTTGGCAGTCGCCGGAGAGCGAGGCGCGAATCATTGCAGCGCAATGCCTTCCGCAGCGCATCGACCCAGAGCACGTCGCAGCGATGGCGCTGTTCTTGGCCTCGGATGATTCCTCGCGCTGTTCGGGGCGGAGCTATTTTGTCGATGCAGGATGGTACGGAGCATGA
- a CDS encoding ROK family transcriptional regulator, with amino-acid sequence MHAIQTGDAELIRAINRFHILDTIRRFEPVSRFNIGKHARLSRTTVSAVIAALLQEGVIYDDESDASAVAARGRPTSLLRLNPNGANVVGAKLAMHQVSLIVSNLRADLLASLVLPIRPWRLGPEAIANLLDDGVRAVVASAGLDLRQIAGIGVGLPGFIDSTAGISHWSPILAADPMPVPFAEMLRQRLGVAVTIENDANLLALAERWFGYGQDVDNFVVVTVEAGIGMGLFLNGELFRGHHLMGTEFGHSKIDRNGPRCRCGQTGCIEAFTADYAILREARKVMELPPADDETAVEAAVAGLVQRARAGDASLQRIFATVGEILGMGIANLINIIDPAKVIISGTSMCAVDLIEPSLRAAVATNTLAVLRGRCEIIFHDWTDEVWARGAASLVLEGIYRKPWRPVNGAHIGMGRQDQMRLPHARRHSP; translated from the coding sequence ATGCACGCGATTCAGACCGGCGACGCGGAGCTCATCAGAGCGATCAACCGCTTCCATATCCTGGACACGATCCGGCGGTTTGAGCCCGTCTCCCGCTTCAACATCGGCAAGCACGCGCGGTTGAGCCGCACGACCGTTTCGGCAGTGATCGCGGCGCTGCTCCAGGAGGGCGTTATCTATGATGACGAGAGCGATGCCTCGGCCGTCGCCGCGCGGGGCAGACCGACCAGCCTGCTGCGCTTAAATCCAAATGGGGCTAATGTCGTCGGCGCGAAACTGGCGATGCATCAGGTTTCGCTGATCGTCTCCAATTTGCGCGCCGATCTGCTGGCGAGCTTGGTGCTCCCGATAAGGCCCTGGCGACTGGGACCCGAGGCCATCGCCAATCTTCTCGACGACGGAGTTCGTGCGGTTGTGGCTAGCGCTGGACTCGATCTTCGCCAAATTGCCGGAATTGGCGTTGGCCTTCCGGGCTTCATCGATTCCACGGCCGGGATTTCCCATTGGAGCCCCATACTCGCAGCCGATCCGATGCCGGTGCCGTTCGCCGAAATGTTGCGGCAGCGCTTGGGCGTAGCGGTTACCATCGAGAACGACGCCAATCTGCTGGCGCTCGCCGAGCGCTGGTTTGGCTATGGGCAAGACGTCGATAATTTCGTCGTCGTCACCGTAGAGGCCGGCATTGGCATGGGGCTCTTCCTGAATGGCGAACTCTTCCGCGGCCATCACCTGATGGGCACTGAGTTCGGGCACTCCAAAATTGATCGCAACGGGCCGCGCTGCCGTTGCGGCCAGACTGGATGCATCGAGGCCTTCACGGCTGACTACGCCATCTTGCGTGAGGCGCGGAAGGTGATGGAACTGCCCCCGGCGGATGACGAAACCGCTGTCGAGGCGGCTGTCGCGGGCCTCGTGCAACGGGCGCGCGCCGGGGATGCCAGCCTCCAACGGATATTTGCGACGGTCGGGGAAATTCTTGGGATGGGAATCGCCAATCTGATCAATATCATCGACCCGGCAAAGGTCATTATTTCCGGAACCAGCATGTGCGCCGTGGACTTGATCGAGCCCTCGCTTCGCGCTGCGGTCGCGACAAATACTCTCGCCGTCTTGCGCGGCCGGTGCGAAATCATTTTCCACGATTGGACCGATGAAGTCTGGGCACGGGGCGCCGCCTCGTTGGTGCTCGAGGGCATCTATCGGAAACCGTGGCGCCCCGTGAACGGCGCCCATATTGGAATGGGTCGGCAGGACCAGATGCGGCTGCCGCACGCCCGCCGCCATTCCCCATGA
- the xylF gene encoding D-xylose ABC transporter substrate-binding protein, which produces MINPRRIAAGIVCAGLALGIGAVGGVKLAKAADKKVIVGVSWSNFQEERWKLDEAAIKAELAKLGADYIGADAQSSPSKQLSDIESLIARGASALIILAQDTDAIQPAIANAKAERVPVVGYDRLIEAPGIFGVTFDNREVGRLQAADVLKVAPKGNFVFLKGSSTDTNADFVHAGQIDVLKPSIDSGAIKVVGEEYTPGWLPENAQREMEQILTKTGNKVDAVVASNDGMAGGAAAALAAQGLAGIPLSGQDADKAALNRVARGLQTVSVWKDSRLLGATAADAAVAMAKGAAPDGLPNTQKFNEGPKKVVLDVEFLKPISITKDNLDVVIKAGWVTKDAVCQGVDPAKGPAACK; this is translated from the coding sequence ATGATAAATCCGAGGAGGATCGCCGCTGGAATTGTGTGCGCGGGCTTGGCGCTGGGCATAGGCGCGGTGGGGGGCGTCAAATTAGCCAAAGCGGCAGACAAAAAGGTCATCGTCGGCGTCAGCTGGTCGAATTTTCAAGAAGAGCGTTGGAAGTTGGACGAGGCGGCGATCAAGGCTGAGCTCGCCAAGCTTGGCGCGGACTATATCGGCGCCGATGCGCAGAGTTCGCCATCGAAACAGCTCTCCGACATCGAAAGCCTGATTGCGCGCGGCGCTTCGGCGTTGATTATTCTGGCGCAAGACACTGACGCAATCCAACCGGCCATCGCCAACGCCAAGGCGGAACGCGTTCCCGTCGTCGGCTACGACCGTCTTATTGAAGCGCCTGGCATTTTCGGCGTGACCTTCGATAACCGCGAGGTCGGCCGGCTCCAGGCGGCGGATGTCCTCAAGGTCGCGCCCAAAGGCAACTTCGTCTTCCTCAAGGGTTCTTCGACCGACACCAACGCCGATTTTGTCCACGCCGGACAAATCGACGTTCTGAAACCCTCGATCGATTCAGGCGCCATCAAAGTGGTGGGCGAGGAATATACGCCGGGTTGGCTGCCTGAAAATGCGCAGCGCGAGATGGAGCAAATTCTTACAAAGACGGGGAATAAGGTCGACGCCGTCGTCGCCTCCAACGATGGCATGGCGGGCGGCGCAGCGGCCGCGCTGGCGGCGCAGGGGCTAGCCGGCATACCGCTCTCGGGTCAAGACGCCGATAAGGCGGCTTTGAACCGGGTCGCGCGCGGTCTGCAGACCGTCAGCGTCTGGAAAGATTCGCGCCTCCTTGGCGCGACAGCTGCCGACGCCGCCGTGGCGATGGCGAAAGGCGCGGCGCCTGATGGTCTGCCGAACACGCAGAAATTCAACGAAGGACCAAAAAAAGTTGTTTTGGACGTTGAGTTCTTGAAGCCGATCTCGATCACCAAGGACAATCTCGACGTCGTGATCAAGGCGGGCTGGGTGACCAAAGACGCAGTATGCCAGGGAGTGGATCCCGCCAAGGGACCCGCCGCCTGCAAATAG
- a CDS encoding sugar ABC transporter permease yields MTSLTQARSAIQVKSLKDLRRALEVDFRLIAMIAGIIAVWICFDALSGGVFLTPRNLWNLAIQTSVVGIMATGMVLVIITRNIDLSVGSVLGFTGMAMAVLQVRFFPIGAPWNWAASLACGLALGAAIGAMQGWWVGYRGVPSFIVTLGGLLIFRGLAWSLTEGQTVAPLDEKFQLMGGGLSGSIGSFWSWVVGAMGVAIVLARTLMTRRNRQRYGSAVRPVWAELLVAAVSVGAILGFIAIMNAYTRPRTDLGQGIPIPVLILIGTICAMSALTKLTRFGRYVFAIGGNPDAAQLAGINTRLVLMSVFALMGLLAGLAGAVQTARLNAGANSTGELLELSVIAAAVIGGVSLSGGVGAISGAIAGAVFMQSLQSGMLLLGLPTPMQNVVIGLVLIVAVWIDTHHQRRRV; encoded by the coding sequence ATGACGTCGCTTACCCAAGCTCGCAGCGCGATCCAAGTAAAGAGCCTGAAAGATCTGCGGCGCGCGCTTGAAGTCGATTTTCGGCTCATCGCAATGATCGCGGGCATTATCGCCGTTTGGATCTGTTTCGACGCGCTTTCGGGCGGGGTCTTCCTCACTCCTCGCAATTTGTGGAATCTCGCCATCCAAACCAGCGTGGTCGGCATCATGGCCACCGGCATGGTTCTCGTCATCATCACTCGCAACATCGATTTGTCGGTTGGCTCGGTACTGGGTTTCACCGGAATGGCGATGGCGGTTTTGCAAGTCCGCTTCTTCCCAATCGGAGCGCCGTGGAATTGGGCGGCTTCTCTAGCGTGCGGCTTGGCGCTCGGCGCCGCCATCGGCGCCATGCAAGGCTGGTGGGTCGGCTACCGCGGAGTGCCATCCTTTATCGTAACCCTTGGCGGCCTGTTGATCTTCCGCGGCTTGGCGTGGAGCCTGACCGAGGGCCAAACGGTGGCCCCTCTGGACGAGAAATTTCAGTTGATGGGCGGCGGCCTTTCGGGTTCGATCGGTTCGTTCTGGAGCTGGGTCGTCGGGGCCATGGGAGTCGCGATCGTCCTTGCTCGCACATTGATGACGCGCCGAAACCGTCAGCGATACGGCTCCGCCGTGCGGCCAGTGTGGGCCGAGCTTCTGGTGGCTGCGGTCTCCGTCGGGGCGATCCTCGGTTTCATCGCCATCATGAACGCCTATACGCGGCCGCGGACCGACCTTGGCCAGGGCATCCCGATCCCTGTGTTGATCTTGATCGGCACAATTTGCGCAATGTCCGCCTTGACCAAGCTGACCAGATTCGGCCGCTATGTTTTCGCAATTGGCGGCAATCCGGACGCGGCGCAGCTTGCGGGCATCAACACCCGCTTGGTGCTCATGAGCGTCTTCGCTCTCATGGGTTTGTTGGCGGGCCTTGCAGGAGCGGTGCAGACCGCCCGCTTGAATGCCGGCGCGAACTCAACCGGCGAACTGTTGGAGCTAAGCGTCATCGCCGCCGCGGTGATTGGAGGCGTGTCGCTAAGCGGCGGCGTCGGCGCAATCTCCGGCGCAATTGCTGGCGCCGTATTCATGCAAAGCCTGCAAAGCGGAATGCTCCTTCTTGGTCTGCCGACTCCAATGCAAAACGTCGTGATCGGCCTCGTGCTCATCGTGGCCGTCTGGATCGATACGCATCACCAGCGTCGCCGCGTCTGA
- a CDS encoding ATP-binding cassette domain-containing protein has translation MTLIREDSVPLVEMRNISIHFGGIKAVDDVSVDLYPGEVVALLGHNGAGKSTLIKILSGAYRASAGDIKIDGKPAEIHSPRDAKAYGIETIYQSLALAENIDIAGNLFLGREILTRWATLDDAAMEHVARQAVLELNPNFKRFKEPVKDLSGGQRQSVAIARALHFNARILIMDEPTAALGPHETKQVAELIMRLKAKGIGIFLISHDIHDVFELADRISVMKNGKLVGTVKTTDVTQDDVLGMIILGKRPPVADDPIGDMAALRPTIEGSLGGGGVSL, from the coding sequence ATGACACTCATTCGCGAAGATAGCGTTCCGCTCGTAGAGATGCGCAACATCTCAATCCACTTCGGGGGCATCAAAGCCGTCGATGATGTCAGCGTCGATCTCTATCCCGGCGAAGTCGTCGCCCTGCTTGGTCATAATGGAGCGGGCAAATCCACCTTGATCAAAATCTTATCCGGCGCCTACCGGGCGAGCGCCGGAGATATCAAGATTGACGGAAAACCGGCGGAGATCCACAGCCCGCGCGACGCGAAGGCCTATGGCATCGAGACAATTTACCAATCGCTCGCGCTGGCGGAAAATATCGATATCGCCGGCAATCTATTCCTTGGCCGCGAGATCCTGACGCGATGGGCGACGCTCGATGACGCCGCGATGGAGCATGTCGCCCGCCAAGCGGTCCTGGAGCTCAATCCGAATTTCAAGCGCTTCAAGGAACCGGTGAAAGACCTCTCCGGCGGCCAGCGCCAATCGGTCGCAATCGCCCGCGCGCTGCATTTCAACGCGCGCATACTGATCATGGACGAGCCTACCGCCGCTCTAGGTCCGCATGAAACCAAGCAGGTCGCCGAACTCATCATGCGCCTTAAAGCCAAGGGCATCGGCATCTTCCTCATCAGTCACGACATACACGACGTCTTCGAACTAGCCGACCGGATCAGCGTCATGAAAAATGGCAAACTCGTCGGCACGGTGAAAACAACGGATGTCACGCAAGATGACGTGCTCGGCATGATCATTTTGGGAAAACGTCCCCCCGTCGCGGATGATCCAATCGGCGATATGGCGGCCCTGCGGCCAACGATCGAGGGCAGCCTCGGGGGCGGCGGCGTTTCTTTGTGA
- the secA gene encoding preprotein translocase subunit SecA, with protein MLGSFARKIFGSANDRRLKGYQPKVAAINALEPEMLKLTDAELAAKTVAFREQLAAGAKLDDLLIPAFATVREAARRVLGQRHFDVQLIGGMVLHEGGISEMRTGEGKTLVATLATYLNALAGKGVHVVTVNDYLARRDAEWMGTVYKFLGLSTGIIVHGVDDEERRRSYAADITYGTNNEFGFDYLRDNMKYELNQMVQRGHAYAIVDEVDSILIDEARTPLIISGPSDDRSDLYNAIDKVLPSLNPEDFDLDEKQRSTNLTERGNEHMEELLREAGILIEGSLYEAANVTIVHHVNQALRAHKLFQRDKDYIVRNGEVVIIDEYTGRMMPGRRYSEGLHQALEAKEHVQVQPENVTLASITFQNYFRLYSKLAGMTGTATTEADEFAEIYKLEVVEIPTNKPVERLDEDDEVYRSAEEKLRAITREIEAANSKFQPMLVGTTSIEKSEQLAEAMKAQGYKQINFDEPQALQKLYAAARSNKPSKLFAVLNARFHEQEAYIVAEAGIPGAITIATNMAGRGTDIKLGGNVEMRVAQECANLSEGAEREAKEAEIRAEVEEFKAKAIAAGGLYIIGTERHESRRVDNQLRGRAGRQGDPGRSKFFLSLKDDLMRIFGSDRMESMLVKLGLKEDEAIVHPWINKALEKAQQKVEARNFDMRKNILKYDNVMNDQRKVVFEQRREMMAKDSLEEMIADMRQGVVDDLIVKHIPRDSYPETWDIEGFSQSVDAAFNLVLPLADWAKEEGITEEEMRERLQKAADENYAARVERNGAEVTRYVEKQIILQALDHLWREHLLTLDHLRQVVGWRGMAQRDPLNEYKSEAFELFDELIAHLREATTSQLSRVEVAFEPPPQEILAPPTAPFVQDGLTTSATFAELSRPAAAPTGVPPILGGGEVAASAAADTLVQEPGASSIYGKVGRNQLCPCGSGKKFKHCHGAIV; from the coding sequence ATGCTTGGTTCCTTCGCGAGGAAGATTTTTGGATCGGCGAATGATCGACGGCTGAAAGGTTACCAGCCGAAAGTCGCGGCAATCAACGCCCTTGAGCCCGAAATGCTGAAGCTCACGGATGCCGAGTTGGCGGCCAAGACCGTAGCGTTTCGCGAGCAACTTGCAGCCGGCGCAAAGCTCGACGACCTCCTCATTCCGGCTTTCGCCACAGTGCGCGAAGCGGCGCGGCGCGTATTGGGTCAGCGGCACTTCGATGTTCAGCTCATCGGCGGCATGGTGCTGCACGAGGGCGGAATTTCCGAGATGCGCACCGGCGAGGGCAAGACCCTGGTTGCGACGCTCGCCACCTATCTCAATGCGCTCGCGGGCAAGGGCGTGCATGTCGTCACCGTCAATGATTACCTCGCCCGCCGCGACGCCGAATGGATGGGGACGGTCTATAAATTTCTAGGCCTCTCCACCGGCATTATCGTGCATGGCGTCGACGATGAGGAGCGGCGACGCTCATATGCCGCCGACATCACCTATGGCACCAATAATGAGTTCGGCTTCGACTATCTGCGCGATAACATGAAGTACGAGCTGAACCAGATGGTCCAGCGCGGCCATGCCTATGCGATCGTCGACGAGGTCGATTCGATCCTGATCGATGAGGCTCGCACGCCGCTGATCATCTCGGGGCCCTCAGACGACAGGTCGGATCTCTACAACGCAATTGACAAGGTTCTTCCGAGCCTCAACCCCGAAGATTTCGACCTCGACGAAAAGCAACGCTCGACCAACCTCACCGAGCGCGGCAACGAGCATATGGAAGAATTGCTGCGCGAGGCCGGCATTCTGATCGAGGGCTCCCTCTACGAGGCAGCCAATGTCACGATCGTGCATCACGTCAATCAAGCCTTGCGCGCGCATAAATTGTTCCAGCGCGACAAGGACTACATCGTCCGCAACGGCGAAGTCGTGATTATTGATGAATATACCGGCCGCATGATGCCGGGCCGGCGCTATTCCGAAGGTCTGCATCAGGCCCTTGAAGCCAAGGAGCATGTGCAGGTCCAGCCCGAGAACGTGACGCTAGCCTCGATCACTTTCCAGAACTATTTCCGGCTTTATTCCAAACTCGCCGGCATGACCGGAACGGCGACGACGGAGGCGGATGAATTCGCTGAGATCTATAAGCTCGAAGTCGTCGAAATTCCGACAAACAAGCCGGTTGAGCGTCTCGATGAAGATGACGAAGTCTATCGCTCCGCCGAAGAGAAACTGCGCGCCATCACGCGCGAAATCGAGGCCGCCAACTCCAAATTCCAGCCGATGCTGGTCGGCACGACATCGATTGAGAAATCTGAACAGCTCGCCGAGGCGATGAAGGCGCAGGGCTACAAGCAGATTAACTTCGACGAGCCGCAGGCCTTGCAGAAGCTTTACGCTGCGGCGCGATCGAACAAGCCGTCAAAGCTTTTCGCCGTCCTCAACGCACGCTTCCATGAGCAGGAGGCCTATATCGTCGCCGAGGCCGGCATTCCGGGCGCGATCACCATCGCGACCAACATGGCGGGCCGCGGCACGGACATCAAACTCGGCGGCAATGTGGAAATGCGCGTCGCCCAGGAATGCGCAAATCTGTCGGAAGGAGCCGAACGCGAGGCCAAGGAAGCGGAGATCCGCGCCGAAGTCGAAGAGTTCAAGGCTAAGGCCATCGCCGCTGGCGGCCTGTACATCATCGGAACGGAGCGGCACGAGAGCCGTCGCGTCGACAATCAGCTGCGCGGCCGCGCCGGCCGGCAGGGCGATCCGGGACGATCGAAATTCTTCCTGTCCTTGAAAGACGATTTGATGCGGATCTTCGGCTCCGACCGGATGGAATCCATGCTGGTGAAGCTCGGCCTCAAAGAGGACGAGGCGATCGTGCATCCATGGATCAATAAGGCGCTGGAGAAGGCGCAGCAAAAGGTCGAAGCGCGTAACTTCGACATGCGCAAGAACATTCTCAAGTATGACAACGTCATGAACGACCAGCGCAAAGTCGTTTTCGAACAGCGTCGCGAGATGATGGCGAAAGATTCGCTGGAGGAAATGATCGCCGACATGCGCCAGGGCGTCGTCGACGATCTCATAGTCAAACATATTCCGCGTGATTCTTATCCAGAGACCTGGGACATCGAAGGGTTTTCTCAATCGGTCGACGCTGCCTTCAATTTGGTTTTGCCGCTCGCGGATTGGGCCAAGGAAGAGGGCATCACCGAAGAGGAGATGCGCGAACGGCTGCAAAAAGCCGCCGATGAAAACTACGCGGCCCGCGTCGAAAGGAACGGCGCCGAGGTCACGCGCTATGTCGAAAAGCAGATTATTCTGCAAGCGCTCGATCATCTTTGGCGCGAGCATTTGCTGACGCTCGATCATTTGCGGCAGGTTGTCGGCTGGCGCGGCATGGCGCAGCGCGATCCCTTGAACGAATATAAATCCGAGGCCTTCGAGCTTTTCGACGAGCTGATCGCGCATCTTCGTGAAGCCACGACGTCGCAGTTGAGCCGGGTCGAAGTGGCTTTCGAGCCGCCGCCGCAAGAGATCCTTGCGCCGCCGACCGCGCCTTTCGTCCAGGATGGTCTGACGACGAGCGCTACATTCGCCGAACTGAGCCGCCCCGCGGCTGCGCCGACCGGCGTTCCGCCGATACTAGGCGGAGGTGAGGTCGCGGCGTCCGCCGCCGCGGATACGCTCGTGCAGGAACCCGGAGCGTCATCAATCTATGGCAAGGTTGGGCGCAATCAGCTATGCCCCTGCGGTTCGGGCAAGAAGTTCAAGCATTGTCATGGCGCTATCGTTTGA
- a CDS encoding peptidylprolyl isomerase: MFKKTSSRVLAAGLACALAIGGPALLAASPAAAKVLATVNGQEITDQDLKIATDDLGASLPAQLQGKAREAYLLDFLIDGVLVAQKAQAEKLDQTPDFAKKLAYYHEKLLMESLLGQVAKSALTDAALKSTYDEAAKAQKPETEIHARHILVATDDDARAVIKRLKAGEDFAKVAKEVSKDSGSDGGDLGWFTKDRMVPEFADAAFKLEPGQLSEPVKSAFGWHVIEVEGKRQKTFPSFDEVKDQVSRYVVQKAQTELVAQLRKTAKIERTEAAPAEPEAATSDAAPAAAAPAPAPADKK, from the coding sequence ATGTTCAAGAAGACATCCTCACGCGTCCTGGCCGCAGGTCTGGCATGCGCTTTGGCTATCGGGGGCCCCGCGCTCCTTGCCGCCTCTCCCGCAGCCGCAAAGGTGCTCGCCACCGTCAACGGACAGGAGATCACCGACCAGGATCTGAAAATCGCCACCGATGATCTCGGCGCCAGCTTGCCAGCCCAGCTGCAGGGCAAGGCGCGCGAGGCCTATCTGCTCGATTTCCTGATCGACGGCGTACTCGTGGCCCAGAAGGCGCAGGCCGAGAAGCTCGACCAAACGCCCGACTTCGCAAAAAAACTCGCCTACTACCACGAGAAGCTGCTGATGGAGAGCCTGCTCGGACAGGTGGCGAAGTCCGCCCTGACCGATGCGGCGCTGAAGTCGACCTATGATGAAGCCGCCAAAGCGCAAAAGCCCGAAACCGAAATCCACGCGCGTCATATTCTTGTCGCGACCGACGATGACGCCCGCGCGGTGATCAAACGGCTGAAGGCTGGCGAGGATTTCGCCAAGGTCGCCAAGGAAGTCTCCAAGGATTCCGGCTCGGACGGCGGCGACCTCGGCTGGTTCACCAAGGATCGGATGGTGCCCGAATTCGCCGACGCCGCATTCAAGCTCGAACCAGGGCAGTTGTCGGAGCCGGTAAAGAGCGCGTTCGGATGGCATGTCATCGAGGTCGAAGGCAAACGTCAGAAGACTTTCCCGTCTTTTGACGAGGTCAAGGATCAGGTCAGCCGATATGTCGTGCAAAAGGCTCAAACTGAGCTGGTCGCACAATTGCGCAAGACGGCGAAGATCGAGCGAACCGAGGCTGCGCCTGCTGAGCCGGAGGCCGCAACCTCCGACGCCGCCCCAGCGGCCGCCGCGCCTGCGCCGGCCCCCGCCGACAAAAAATAA
- the argJ gene encoding bifunctional glutamate N-acetyltransferase/amino-acid acetyltransferase ArgJ, whose product MAAALSPLAPKSYPDLPEIEGVRFATGAAGIRYKDRTDVMLALFDKGTQVAGVFTKSKCPSAPVDWCKARLPGGKARALIVNSGNANAFTGRVGAQAAKLTAALAAKATGAPPAEIFLASTGVIGEPLDASKFDGVLEDLAARASPGGQLEAAKAIMTTDTYPKVATRTATIGGVEVKISGMAKGAGMIAPDMATMLAFVFTDAPIAAHALQAMLSKSVEDSFNAITVDSDTSTSDTLMLFATGAAAKRGAPTIVAANDRRLAPFRAALGELLLDLAHQVVKDGEGARKFIKITVASAVSHGSAKKIALSIANSPLVKTAIAGEDANWGRIVMAVGKSGERAERDKLSIWFGEIRVANMGLRDPTYDEAEVSKLVREQEIAIYVEIGLGSGEATVWTCDLTKEYIDINGNYRS is encoded by the coding sequence ATGGCCGCCGCCTTATCGCCGCTCGCGCCCAAATCCTACCCGGATCTACCTGAAATCGAGGGCGTCCGCTTCGCGACGGGGGCCGCCGGCATTCGCTATAAAGACCGCACCGATGTGATGTTGGCGCTGTTCGACAAGGGAACCCAAGTCGCCGGCGTATTCACCAAATCGAAATGCCCCTCGGCTCCGGTTGATTGGTGCAAGGCGCGCCTGCCCGGCGGCAAGGCCCGTGCGCTGATCGTCAATTCCGGCAACGCCAACGCCTTTACCGGCAGAGTGGGCGCGCAGGCGGCGAAGCTGACCGCCGCGCTCGCCGCCAAGGCCACGGGCGCGCCGCCAGCCGAAATCTTCCTCGCCTCGACCGGCGTCATCGGCGAGCCGCTCGACGCCTCAAAATTCGACGGCGTGCTCGAAGACCTCGCCGCCAGAGCGTCGCCCGGAGGTCAGTTGGAGGCCGCCAAGGCGATCATGACTACGGACACTTATCCGAAGGTCGCGACCCGGACCGCGACGATCGGCGGCGTCGAGGTCAAGATATCAGGCATGGCGAAAGGCGCCGGCATGATTGCCCCTGATATGGCGACCATGCTGGCTTTCGTCTTCACCGATGCGCCGATCGCCGCCCATGCGCTGCAAGCCATGCTGAGCAAAAGCGTCGAGGATTCGTTCAACGCCATCACGGTCGATAGCGACACCTCGACATCCGACACGCTGATGCTGTTTGCGACCGGAGCCGCCGCCAAGCGCGGCGCGCCGACTATCGTCGCCGCCAATGACCGCCGCCTCGCGCCGTTCAGGGCGGCGCTCGGCGAGCTGCTGCTCGATCTCGCGCATCAAGTGGTCAAAGATGGCGAAGGCGCGCGCAAATTCATCAAAATCACCGTCGCCAGCGCGGTCTCGCATGGCTCGGCCAAGAAAATCGCTTTGTCGATCGCCAACTCGCCTTTGGTCAAAACCGCCATCGCTGGCGAAGACGCCAATTGGGGCCGCATCGTCATGGCGGTCGGCAAATCGGGAGAGCGGGCCGAGCGCGACAAGCTCTCGATCTGGTTCGGCGAAATCAGGGTAGCCAACATGGGGCTGCGCGATCCGACCTATGATGAGGCCGAAGTCTCAAAGCTCGTCCGCGAGCAGGAAATCGCGATTTACGTTGAAATAGGCCTCGGCAGCGGCGAGGCCACGGTTTGGACCTGCGATCTGACCAAGGAATATATCGACATCAACGGCAACTATCGCTCATAA
- the mutT gene encoding 8-oxo-dGTP diphosphatase MutT: MKLLLVVAVALIDADRRVLIAQRPEGKSLAGLWEFPGGKVDPGERPEEALIRELREELGIEVEAPCLAPLTFASFAYPDFHLLMPLYICGRWSGFVSSQENQTLKWVFAKDLRAYPMPPADAPLIPALVDLLGA; encoded by the coding sequence GTGAAGCTTCTGCTTGTCGTCGCCGTTGCGCTGATAGATGCGGATCGACGGGTTCTGATCGCGCAGCGGCCCGAAGGCAAGTCTCTCGCGGGCCTTTGGGAGTTTCCGGGCGGCAAGGTCGATCCCGGCGAGCGGCCTGAGGAAGCTCTGATCCGCGAATTACGCGAAGAATTGGGAATCGAGGTCGAGGCGCCATGCCTTGCGCCGCTGACTTTCGCGAGTTTCGCCTATCCCGATTTTCATCTGCTGATGCCGCTCTACATATGCGGGCGCTGGAGCGGCTTCGTCTCCTCGCAGGAAAATCAGACGCTGAAGTGGGTTTTCGCCAAGGATTTACGCGCCTATCCCATGCCGCCCGCCGACGCGCCGCTGATTCCTGCGCTGGTGGATCTGCTCGGAGCGTGA